The Macaca thibetana thibetana isolate TM-01 chromosome 11, ASM2454274v1, whole genome shotgun sequence genome window below encodes:
- the RAD51AP1 gene encoding RAD51-associated protein 1 isoform X2: protein MVRPVRHKKPVNYSQFDHSDSDDDFVSATVPLNKKSRTTPKELKQDQPKPNLSNLQKEEIPVQEKTPKKRMALDDKLYQRDLEVALALSVKELPTVTTNVQKSQDKSIEKHGSSKIETMNKSPHISNCSVASDYLDLDKITVEDDGGGVQRKRKAASKAAAQQRKILLEGSDGDSANDTEPDFAPGEDSEDDSDFCESEDNDEDFSMRKSKVKEIKKKEVKVKSPVEKKEKKSKSKCNALATSMDSAPAAVKSESQSSPKKVSLSSDATRKPLQIHSPSAESKRPKWVPPAASGGSRNSSSPLAVVSVKSPNQSLRLGLSRLARVKPLHPNATSS, encoded by the exons ACATAAGAAACCAGTCAATTACTCACAGTTTGACCACTCTGACAGTGATG ATGATTTTGTTTCTGCAACTGTACCTTTGAACAAGAAATCCAGAACAACACCAAAGGAGTTAAAACAAGATCAACCAAAACCTAACTTGAGCAATCTCCAGAAAGAAGAAATCCCAGTACAAGAGAAAACCCCTAAAAAAAG GATGGCTTTAGATGACAAGCTCTACCAGAGAGACTTAGAAGTTGCACTAGCTTTATCAGTGAAGGAACTTCCAACAGTCACCACTAATGTGCAGAAGTCTCAAGATAAAA GCATTGAAAAACATGGCAGtagtaaaatagaaacaatgaataAGTCTCCTCATATCTCTAATTGCAGTGTAGCCAGTGATTATTTAG ATTTGGATAAGATCACTGTGGAAGATGACGGTGGTGGtgttcaaaggaaaagaaaagcagcatCTAAAGCTGCAGCACAGCAGAGGAAGATTCTTCTGGAAGGCAGTGATGGTGATAGTGCTAATGACACTGAGCCAGACTTTGCACCTG GTGAAGATTCTGAGGATGATTCTGATTTTTGTGAGAGTGAGGATAATGATGAAGACTTCTCTATGAGAAAAAGTaaagttaaagaaattaaaaagaaagaagtgaaggtAAAATCCCcagtagaaaagaaagagaagaaatctaAATCCAAATGTAATGCTTTGG cgaCTTCGATGGACTCTGCTCCAGCTGCCGTCAAATCAGAATCTCAGTCCTCGCCAAAAAAGGTTTCTCTTTCTTCAGATGCCACTAGGAAACCATTACAAATACACAGTCCTTCAGCTGAAAGCAAGAGACCTAAATGGGTCCCACCAG CGGCATCTGGAGGTAGCAGAAATAGCAGCAGCCCACTGGCGGTAGTGTCTGTGAAGTCTCCAAATCAGAGTCTCCGCCTTGGCTTGTCCAGATTAGCACGAGTTAAACCTTTGCATCCAAATGCCACTAGCAGCTGA
- the RAD51AP1 gene encoding RAD51-associated protein 1 isoform X4, with protein sequence MVRPVRHKKPVNYSQFDHSDSDDDFVSATVPLNKKSRTTPKELKQDQPKPNLSNLQKEEIPVQEKTPKKRLPEGTFSIPASAVPCTKMALDDKLYQRDLEVALALSVKELPTVTTNVQKSQDKSIEKHGSSKIETMNKSPHISNCSVASDYLDLDKITVEDDGGGVQRKRKAASKAAAQQRKILLEGSDGDSANDTEPDFAPGEDSEDDSDFCESEDNDEDFSMRKSKVKEIKKKEVKVKSPVEKKEKKSKSKCNALAASGGSRNSSSPLAVVSVKSPNQSLRLGLSRLARVKPLHPNATSS encoded by the exons ACATAAGAAACCAGTCAATTACTCACAGTTTGACCACTCTGACAGTGATG ATGATTTTGTTTCTGCAACTGTACCTTTGAACAAGAAATCCAGAACAACACCAAAGGAGTTAAAACAAGATCAACCAAAACCTAACTTGAGCAATCTCCAGAAAGAAGAAATCCCAGTACAAGAGAAAACCCCTAAAAAAAG ACTCCCTGAAGGTACTTTTAGTATTCCAGCTAGTGCAGTGCCTTGTACAAA GATGGCTTTAGATGACAAGCTCTACCAGAGAGACTTAGAAGTTGCACTAGCTTTATCAGTGAAGGAACTTCCAACAGTCACCACTAATGTGCAGAAGTCTCAAGATAAAA GCATTGAAAAACATGGCAGtagtaaaatagaaacaatgaataAGTCTCCTCATATCTCTAATTGCAGTGTAGCCAGTGATTATTTAG ATTTGGATAAGATCACTGTGGAAGATGACGGTGGTGGtgttcaaaggaaaagaaaagcagcatCTAAAGCTGCAGCACAGCAGAGGAAGATTCTTCTGGAAGGCAGTGATGGTGATAGTGCTAATGACACTGAGCCAGACTTTGCACCTG GTGAAGATTCTGAGGATGATTCTGATTTTTGTGAGAGTGAGGATAATGATGAAGACTTCTCTATGAGAAAAAGTaaagttaaagaaattaaaaagaaagaagtgaaggtAAAATCCCcagtagaaaagaaagagaagaaatctaAATCCAAATGTAATGCTTTGG CGGCATCTGGAGGTAGCAGAAATAGCAGCAGCCCACTGGCGGTAGTGTCTGTGAAGTCTCCAAATCAGAGTCTCCGCCTTGGCTTGTCCAGATTAGCACGAGTTAAACCTTTGCATCCAAATGCCACTAGCAGCTGA
- the RAD51AP1 gene encoding RAD51-associated protein 1 isoform X1, whose amino-acid sequence MVRPVRHKKPVNYSQFDHSDSDDDFVSATVPLNKKSRTTPKELKQDQPKPNLSNLQKEEIPVQEKTPKKRLPEGTFSIPASAVPCTKMALDDKLYQRDLEVALALSVKELPTVTTNVQKSQDKSIEKHGSSKIETMNKSPHISNCSVASDYLDLDKITVEDDGGGVQRKRKAASKAAAQQRKILLEGSDGDSANDTEPDFAPGEDSEDDSDFCESEDNDEDFSMRKSKVKEIKKKEVKVKSPVEKKEKKSKSKCNALATSMDSAPAAVKSESQSSPKKVSLSSDATRKPLQIHSPSAESKRPKWVPPAASGGSRNSSSPLAVVSVKSPNQSLRLGLSRLARVKPLHPNATSS is encoded by the exons ACATAAGAAACCAGTCAATTACTCACAGTTTGACCACTCTGACAGTGATG ATGATTTTGTTTCTGCAACTGTACCTTTGAACAAGAAATCCAGAACAACACCAAAGGAGTTAAAACAAGATCAACCAAAACCTAACTTGAGCAATCTCCAGAAAGAAGAAATCCCAGTACAAGAGAAAACCCCTAAAAAAAG ACTCCCTGAAGGTACTTTTAGTATTCCAGCTAGTGCAGTGCCTTGTACAAA GATGGCTTTAGATGACAAGCTCTACCAGAGAGACTTAGAAGTTGCACTAGCTTTATCAGTGAAGGAACTTCCAACAGTCACCACTAATGTGCAGAAGTCTCAAGATAAAA GCATTGAAAAACATGGCAGtagtaaaatagaaacaatgaataAGTCTCCTCATATCTCTAATTGCAGTGTAGCCAGTGATTATTTAG ATTTGGATAAGATCACTGTGGAAGATGACGGTGGTGGtgttcaaaggaaaagaaaagcagcatCTAAAGCTGCAGCACAGCAGAGGAAGATTCTTCTGGAAGGCAGTGATGGTGATAGTGCTAATGACACTGAGCCAGACTTTGCACCTG GTGAAGATTCTGAGGATGATTCTGATTTTTGTGAGAGTGAGGATAATGATGAAGACTTCTCTATGAGAAAAAGTaaagttaaagaaattaaaaagaaagaagtgaaggtAAAATCCCcagtagaaaagaaagagaagaaatctaAATCCAAATGTAATGCTTTGG cgaCTTCGATGGACTCTGCTCCAGCTGCCGTCAAATCAGAATCTCAGTCCTCGCCAAAAAAGGTTTCTCTTTCTTCAGATGCCACTAGGAAACCATTACAAATACACAGTCCTTCAGCTGAAAGCAAGAGACCTAAATGGGTCCCACCAG CGGCATCTGGAGGTAGCAGAAATAGCAGCAGCCCACTGGCGGTAGTGTCTGTGAAGTCTCCAAATCAGAGTCTCCGCCTTGGCTTGTCCAGATTAGCACGAGTTAAACCTTTGCATCCAAATGCCACTAGCAGCTGA
- the RAD51AP1 gene encoding RAD51-associated protein 1 isoform X3, translated as MVRPVRHKKPVNYSQFDHSDSDDDFVSATVPLNKKSRTTPKELKQDQPKPNLSNLQKEEIPVQEKTPKKRLPEGTFSIPASAVPCTKMALDDKLYQRDLEVALALSVKELPTVTTNVQKSQDKSIEKHGSSKIETMNKSPHISNCSVASDYLDLDKITVEDDGGGVQRKRKAASKAAAQQRKILLEGSDGDSANDTEPDFAPGEDSEDDSDFCESEDNDEDFSMRKSKVKEIKKKEVKRLRWTLLQLPSNQNLSPRQKRFLFLQMPLGNHYKYTVLQLKARDLNGSHQRHLEVAEIAAAHWR; from the exons ACATAAGAAACCAGTCAATTACTCACAGTTTGACCACTCTGACAGTGATG ATGATTTTGTTTCTGCAACTGTACCTTTGAACAAGAAATCCAGAACAACACCAAAGGAGTTAAAACAAGATCAACCAAAACCTAACTTGAGCAATCTCCAGAAAGAAGAAATCCCAGTACAAGAGAAAACCCCTAAAAAAAG ACTCCCTGAAGGTACTTTTAGTATTCCAGCTAGTGCAGTGCCTTGTACAAA GATGGCTTTAGATGACAAGCTCTACCAGAGAGACTTAGAAGTTGCACTAGCTTTATCAGTGAAGGAACTTCCAACAGTCACCACTAATGTGCAGAAGTCTCAAGATAAAA GCATTGAAAAACATGGCAGtagtaaaatagaaacaatgaataAGTCTCCTCATATCTCTAATTGCAGTGTAGCCAGTGATTATTTAG ATTTGGATAAGATCACTGTGGAAGATGACGGTGGTGGtgttcaaaggaaaagaaaagcagcatCTAAAGCTGCAGCACAGCAGAGGAAGATTCTTCTGGAAGGCAGTGATGGTGATAGTGCTAATGACACTGAGCCAGACTTTGCACCTG GTGAAGATTCTGAGGATGATTCTGATTTTTGTGAGAGTGAGGATAATGATGAAGACTTCTCTATGAGAAAAAGTaaagttaaagaaattaaaaagaaagaagtgaag cgaCTTCGATGGACTCTGCTCCAGCTGCCGTCAAATCAGAATCTCAGTCCTCGCCAAAAAAGGTTTCTCTTTCTTCAGATGCCACTAGGAAACCATTACAAATACACAGTCCTTCAGCTGAAAGCAAGAGACCTAAATGGGTCCCACCAG CGGCATCTGGAGGTAGCAGAAATAGCAGCAGCCCACTGGCGGTAG